A window of Macrotis lagotis isolate mMagLag1 chromosome X, bilby.v1.9.chrom.fasta, whole genome shotgun sequence contains these coding sequences:
- the LOC141498280 gene encoding large ribosomal subunit protein uL29-like, which translates to MTMAKIKARDLRGKKKEELLKQLDDLKVELSQLRVAKVTGGAASKLSKIRVVQKSIARVLTVINQTQNENLRKFYKGKKYKPLDLRPKKTRAMRRRLNKHEESLKTKKQQRKERLYPLRKFAVKA; encoded by the coding sequence ATGACCATGGCAAAAATCAAGGCCAGGGATCTTCgtgggaagaagaaggaagagctACTTAAGCAATTAGATGATTTAAAGGTGGAACTTTCCCAGTTGAGAGTGGCCAAGGTCACAGGAGGAGCTGCATCCAAACTATCTAAGATCCGAGTCGTCCAAAAATCTATTGCCCGGGTCTTGACTGTCATCAACCAGACACAGAACGAGAACCTCAGGAAATTCTACAAGGGCAAGAAATACAAGCCCCTGGACCTCCGGCCCAAGAAGACTCGTGCCATGCGCCGCAGGCTTAATAAACATGAGGAAAGCCTGAAGACTAAAAAACAGCAGAGGAAAGAACGCCTGTACCCTCTTCGAAAATTTGCTGTTAAGGCATAA